A portion of the Ferrimonas lipolytica genome contains these proteins:
- a CDS encoding TonB-dependent copper receptor, which translates to MMNVKLMTMAAAVQCAMWAPQALATEGCGDRSCDETMVVVADTMDRALTTVADPKLPRQPIPTFDGSGFLKTIPGFNVTRKGGAGGDISLRGMAGSRISVINDGQQMGGTCGGRMDPPTNYIAPETYEQVTVIKGPQTVKYGPVGSAGTVLFERDHFGMDEQGVEGRASMTVGSNDRLDYVTELKVGDQQHYWSLDLNGSESDNFEDGDGNEIQSRYDRDNLNAAIGWTPTEASVVELNYGESSGEAEYADRANKARVIDNENWSLLAKTDIDHQFLRGLEFLGYWNENDHIMDTFDTGGDDASGVNPRRTTYGAHLWVELELNLNWQATIGVDFINSTQDMRSGSSLNELAAAAYKDVFSQENIGIFIESENGIGNGSLFTGLRYDQWQTELHGTWAGGDKDTDNNDDLFSGFVRYQYDIGVHQYYVGLGHSERIADYWETMKFGKKLELDTEKTNQLDIGWIYSGPIELTASLFYADLQDYILIDTNSAPNARNVDATLYGGEASAKYNFSDHWSAVTTVAYSHGDNDSDDVALGQVSPLEGRLAVNYQAEAWSFGALWRLVDKQDRVAEGQGNIVGQDLGETAGFGVLSLNGAWDHSDAVSVSFGIDNLLDKTYAEHIAKSGAGNDALPINERTEQVNEPGRTGWIKLSYQF; encoded by the coding sequence ATGATGAACGTAAAACTGATGACAATGGCTGCGGCAGTGCAATGCGCTATGTGGGCACCACAAGCCTTGGCAACGGAAGGTTGTGGTGATCGTAGTTGCGATGAAACCATGGTAGTTGTGGCCGATACCATGGATCGAGCATTGACCACCGTGGCCGATCCCAAATTACCACGGCAGCCGATCCCAACCTTTGACGGCTCCGGCTTTTTAAAAACCATTCCAGGTTTTAACGTAACTCGTAAAGGCGGTGCCGGTGGTGACATCAGCTTGCGCGGTATGGCTGGCTCACGCATCAGTGTTATTAACGACGGTCAGCAGATGGGCGGCACCTGTGGTGGTCGTATGGATCCACCGACTAACTATATTGCGCCAGAAACTTATGAACAGGTAACCGTAATTAAAGGGCCGCAAACCGTTAAGTACGGCCCAGTTGGCAGCGCCGGTACAGTGTTGTTTGAGCGTGATCACTTTGGTATGGATGAGCAGGGAGTGGAAGGCCGCGCCTCAATGACCGTCGGTAGCAACGACCGTCTTGACTACGTTACTGAGCTGAAGGTTGGCGATCAGCAGCATTACTGGAGTTTGGATCTCAACGGCTCAGAAAGCGACAATTTTGAAGATGGCGATGGTAATGAGATCCAATCCCGTTATGACCGCGATAATCTTAATGCCGCTATCGGTTGGACCCCAACCGAAGCGAGCGTAGTTGAGCTAAATTATGGCGAGTCCAGCGGTGAAGCGGAATACGCCGATCGTGCTAACAAAGCGCGAGTTATTGATAATGAAAACTGGTCACTGTTGGCGAAAACCGATATTGACCACCAATTCTTGCGCGGGCTTGAGTTCCTAGGTTATTGGAATGAAAACGACCACATCATGGATACCTTTGATACCGGTGGTGACGACGCCTCGGGGGTGAACCCTCGTCGTACTACTTACGGCGCGCATCTGTGGGTCGAGCTTGAACTGAACCTCAACTGGCAGGCCACTATAGGCGTTGATTTCATTAACTCAACTCAAGATATGCGCAGTGGTAGCTCGCTCAATGAGTTAGCAGCAGCGGCTTATAAAGACGTGTTCTCGCAAGAGAATATCGGCATCTTTATCGAATCAGAAAACGGCATAGGCAACGGCAGCCTGTTTACCGGTTTGCGCTATGACCAGTGGCAAACTGAGCTTCATGGCACTTGGGCCGGCGGCGATAAAGACACCGATAACAACGATGACCTGTTTAGCGGTTTTGTGCGTTACCAATATGATATTGGTGTGCACCAGTATTACGTCGGTCTTGGCCACTCTGAGCGTATCGCCGATTATTGGGAAACGATGAAGTTCGGCAAAAAGCTCGAACTGGATACCGAAAAGACCAATCAACTTGATATCGGTTGGATCTACAGTGGCCCAATTGAGCTAACCGCTTCGCTGTTCTACGCTGATCTGCAAGATTATATCTTGATTGATACCAACTCAGCTCCGAACGCCCGTAATGTTGATGCCACATTATATGGTGGTGAAGCCTCGGCAAAATACAACTTCAGTGACCACTGGAGTGCGGTAACAACGGTTGCTTACAGCCACGGTGACAATGACAGCGATGACGTAGCACTGGGGCAAGTATCACCGTTGGAAGGGCGTTTAGCGGTTAACTACCAAGCTGAAGCGTGGTCGTTTGGTGCCCTGTGGCGCCTTGTTGATAAACAAGACCGTGTTGCCGAAGGGCAAGGCAATATCGTTGGCCAAGACCTCGGTGAAACCGCGGGTTTTGGGGTGTTATCGCTTAATGGGGCTTGGGATCACTCCGATGCAGTCAGCGTGAGCTTTGGCATCGACAACCTGCTTGATAAAACCTACGCAGAACACATTGCTAAGAGTGGTGCTGGCAACGACGCGCTGCCAATCAACGAACGTACTGAGCAAGTCAATGAACCTGGTCGCACCGGCTGGATTAAGTTGAGCTACCAGTTCTAA
- a CDS encoding acylphosphatase translates to MKQVVAKVSGRVQGVWFRASTMQQARSLGVTGYVRNLSDGSVEILAQGGDLAVEALLDWANSGPEHATVNDVLVSDYDGSDLYLDFEISEG, encoded by the coding sequence ATGAAACAAGTAGTCGCCAAGGTATCTGGAAGGGTACAGGGGGTTTGGTTTCGCGCAAGCACAATGCAACAGGCTCGCTCGTTAGGGGTGACGGGCTATGTGCGTAACCTCAGTGATGGCTCGGTTGAAATCCTCGCCCAAGGTGGCGATCTGGCGGTTGAGGCGCTATTAGATTGGGCTAACAGTGGGCCAGAGCACGCTACCGTCAATGATGTCTTAGTGAGTGACTATGACGGTAGCGATCTCTATCTCGACTTTGAGATTAGCGAAGGGTAG
- a CDS encoding CsiV family protein: MKSLLAHSVAAIALLSSSFAYAEDPTWFEVEILVFSQDSTTSEQWPDNQKPFKTNGAIDLFQSIRTPDLSALELALNGCDSQQWQLDPLGCELREQELKQPAAPDSLAALVAAEHLGNPATQAPYLLTEDMLQFVDQATQLRRSGSKILLHSGWQMPVYGKRSAKSFRIYGGKNYQEQYQNNGSVVVEEAEPLSNFSWLAPLESNNDMPIWQLDGTVKIYLNQFLFIQTQLGLRKPSERPLAPVEPEPVVQNLGETNQGVQIFAIDDQPLATDAIEMEPYLATIGMNQARRVRSREIHYFDHPEMGMVMQIRRMEQPQLAELPQQDTGTATTTTLR; the protein is encoded by the coding sequence ATGAAATCATTGCTTGCCCACAGCGTAGCCGCCATCGCACTGCTCAGCAGTAGCTTTGCCTATGCCGAAGATCCAACCTGGTTCGAAGTGGAGATATTGGTATTTAGCCAAGATTCAACCACCAGCGAACAGTGGCCAGATAACCAAAAACCGTTCAAAACCAACGGTGCAATTGATCTATTTCAATCCATTCGCACGCCCGATTTATCGGCTCTGGAGTTGGCATTAAACGGCTGTGACAGCCAACAGTGGCAACTGGATCCACTTGGCTGTGAACTGCGGGAGCAGGAGTTAAAGCAACCAGCAGCTCCGGATTCGTTGGCCGCGTTGGTGGCCGCAGAGCATCTTGGCAACCCGGCAACTCAGGCGCCTTATTTGCTGACTGAAGATATGCTGCAATTTGTCGACCAAGCGACACAGCTGCGTCGCAGTGGTAGTAAGATCTTACTACACAGTGGCTGGCAGATGCCGGTTTACGGTAAGCGCAGCGCTAAGTCCTTCCGGATCTATGGTGGTAAAAACTATCAAGAGCAGTACCAAAACAACGGCAGTGTCGTTGTTGAAGAGGCCGAGCCGCTGTCAAACTTCAGTTGGCTAGCGCCACTGGAAAGCAACAACGATATGCCTATCTGGCAACTTGATGGCACGGTAAAGATCTACCTCAATCAATTCCTGTTCATTCAAACCCAGCTTGGGTTGAGAAAACCAAGTGAGCGCCCACTCGCGCCAGTGGAGCCTGAACCGGTAGTACAAAACTTGGGGGAAACTAACCAAGGGGTACAGATTTTTGCTATTGATGATCAACCGCTGGCAACAGATGCGATCGAGATGGAGCCTTATCTAGCCACCATCGGCATGAACCAAGCTCGCCGTGTTCGCAGCCGAGAGATCCACTATTTTGATCACCCAGAGATGGGGATGGTGATGCAGATTCGTCGAATGGAGCAGCCGCAGTTAGCCGAACTACCTCAGCAAGATACAGGTACGGCCACAACCACTACCCTTCGCTAA
- the mfd gene encoding transcription-repair coupling factor, producing the protein MSRFSPLQPPQAGAGSKLKLTGLTGSALSLSADQLIRQNSDQLTLLITEDTPTALQLEQELNYLSHGDYPVLLFPDRETLPYDSFSPHQDIISQRLEALNALPSMRSGLVILPVSTALNRLCPTDFVAGNVLSFKQGQTIDINALRSQLARAGYHTVEQVYEHGEFTVRGSIIDLFPMGAEQPLRLDLFDDELESIRPFDIDSQRSAGTIEAISLLPAREFPTNQAGIDTFRTQYRQRFERISNEPESVYQQISKGILPAGVECYLPLFFANTSTAFDFLPEQVQLLSVGDIQHACERYLKDAHNRFDNQRVDPLRPLLAPEELFLRSEELFAAMKPHGRIQLQAGTSEIAKEKQAQCQPLTGIEANHQLKQPLTSLLEQQQGWQRTLFSVESEGRREALFELLRSTGIKPTRFDHWQQFVSADEAVGVIVSPLENSVLLNQEKLALICEAQLFGNRVRQRSGRKSRGVSSDTLVKNLAELKIGQPVVHLKHGVGRYLGLELLDAGGMSAEFLMLEYATGSKLYVPVNALHLISRYSGADDDSAPLNKLGSEAWEKNRRKAAEKVRDVAAELLEIYAQREAKKGFAFKLDNGEYLRFSSGFPFEETEDQANAIDAVISDMRQGQAMDRLVCGDVGFGKTEVAMRAAFVAVHGGKQVAVLVPTTLLAQQHYDNFRDRFADWPVQIEVMSRFKTASEQKKAMQNLADGKIDIIIGTHKLLQSDIKFPDLGLLIVDEEHRFGVRQKDQIKALRAEVDILTLTATPIPRTLNMAMSGMRDLSIIATPPKRRLSVKTFVRPYEPELIREALLREILRGGQVYYLHNSVETIEECAKDLAALVPEARIGVAHGQMRERQLEQMMSEFHHGRFNLLVCTTIIETGIDIPTANTILIERADKFGLAQLHQLRGRVGRSHHQAYAYLLTPSKRLSKDAQKRLEAIEQLEDLGAGFMLATQDLEIRGAGELLGDEQSGHIAKIGFSMYMDMLEQTVEALKAGQQPSLDSILADQTELELRLPALLPDDYIPHVNTRLAIYKQIASCKTENEIIMAKVELVDRFGRLPTATENLLNTAKMKLRASALGIRRIEANAKSGSFDFSEQTPIEATTLIKLLQSNPTTLKMDGPTKLRFVQEMENAEERFNAIDHWLNLVSADLN; encoded by the coding sequence ATGAGTCGCTTTTCTCCACTGCAACCGCCACAAGCCGGTGCAGGCAGCAAACTAAAATTAACTGGGTTAACTGGCTCGGCACTGAGTTTAAGTGCTGATCAGCTGATCCGCCAAAACAGCGACCAACTTACCCTGTTGATCACTGAAGACACCCCCACGGCGCTGCAGCTGGAGCAAGAGCTTAACTATTTAAGCCACGGCGACTACCCGGTATTGCTATTCCCTGATCGCGAAACCCTGCCCTACGATAGCTTTTCGCCCCACCAAGATATCATTTCACAACGTCTTGAAGCGTTGAATGCGCTGCCAAGCATGCGTAGCGGTTTGGTGATTTTACCGGTATCAACGGCCCTTAACCGCTTATGCCCAACGGATTTTGTGGCCGGTAACGTGCTGTCGTTCAAACAGGGACAGACCATCGACATCAACGCCTTGCGTTCTCAGCTGGCGCGGGCGGGCTACCATACCGTTGAGCAGGTTTACGAGCATGGCGAATTTACCGTCCGTGGCTCCATCATCGACCTATTCCCGATGGGGGCCGAACAACCATTGCGCTTAGACCTGTTTGATGACGAACTCGAGTCCATTCGCCCATTTGATATCGACAGCCAACGTTCTGCAGGTACCATCGAAGCAATATCGTTGTTACCTGCTCGGGAGTTCCCAACCAATCAAGCCGGAATAGATACCTTTCGCACCCAATACCGACAACGCTTTGAGCGCATAAGCAACGAACCGGAGTCGGTGTATCAACAGATCAGCAAAGGCATTCTTCCTGCTGGGGTTGAGTGTTATCTGCCGCTGTTCTTTGCCAACACTTCTACCGCCTTTGATTTCTTGCCAGAGCAGGTACAACTGCTGAGTGTTGGCGACATTCAACACGCTTGTGAGCGCTACCTAAAAGACGCCCACAATCGCTTCGACAACCAACGGGTTGATCCACTACGACCGTTATTGGCACCAGAGGAACTATTTCTGCGCAGCGAAGAGCTATTTGCTGCAATGAAACCTCATGGTCGAATTCAGCTGCAAGCCGGCACCAGTGAAATCGCCAAAGAGAAGCAAGCTCAATGTCAGCCATTAACTGGAATTGAGGCAAACCACCAGCTTAAACAGCCACTTACAAGCTTGTTAGAACAGCAGCAAGGCTGGCAACGCACCCTCTTCTCAGTGGAGTCGGAGGGGCGACGAGAAGCACTGTTTGAGTTGCTCCGCAGTACTGGCATCAAGCCGACTCGTTTTGACCATTGGCAGCAGTTTGTCAGCGCTGATGAAGCCGTAGGTGTTATCGTCAGCCCACTAGAAAACTCGGTGCTGCTCAACCAAGAAAAACTGGCGTTGATCTGTGAAGCGCAGCTGTTTGGCAACCGCGTCCGTCAGCGCAGTGGCCGGAAATCTCGGGGCGTCAGCTCCGATACTCTGGTTAAAAACCTAGCCGAACTAAAGATTGGTCAACCAGTGGTGCACCTAAAGCACGGTGTCGGCCGCTACCTAGGGCTCGAATTACTTGACGCTGGCGGCATGAGCGCTGAATTCCTAATGCTGGAATACGCCACCGGCAGTAAGCTCTACGTTCCGGTTAATGCGTTGCATCTGATCAGCCGCTACAGCGGTGCCGATGATGACAGCGCGCCACTCAACAAATTGGGCAGCGAAGCGTGGGAGAAAAACCGTCGCAAAGCCGCCGAGAAGGTTCGTGATGTCGCGGCCGAGTTGCTGGAAATCTATGCCCAACGGGAAGCCAAAAAAGGCTTCGCCTTTAAACTGGATAATGGCGAATACCTGCGGTTCAGCTCCGGTTTCCCATTTGAAGAAACCGAAGATCAAGCCAACGCCATTGATGCCGTTATCAGTGATATGCGCCAAGGCCAAGCGATGGACCGACTGGTTTGTGGTGACGTTGGTTTCGGAAAAACCGAAGTCGCAATGCGCGCCGCTTTTGTTGCCGTACACGGTGGCAAACAGGTAGCGGTGTTAGTACCCACTACATTGCTTGCGCAACAGCACTACGACAACTTTCGCGATCGCTTTGCCGACTGGCCAGTACAGATTGAGGTGATGTCGCGTTTCAAAACTGCCTCAGAACAAAAGAAAGCGATGCAGAACCTCGCCGACGGTAAGATTGATATCATCATTGGCACCCATAAGTTGTTGCAAAGCGACATCAAATTCCCAGATTTAGGGCTGCTGATTGTCGATGAAGAGCACCGCTTTGGGGTACGCCAAAAAGATCAAATTAAGGCGCTGCGAGCCGAGGTTGATATCCTCACTCTTACCGCCACCCCGATCCCGCGAACTCTCAATATGGCGATGTCGGGCATGCGAGATCTGTCGATAATCGCCACCCCACCGAAACGTCGATTATCGGTTAAGACATTTGTCCGCCCGTATGAGCCAGAGTTGATCCGCGAAGCACTGCTACGGGAGATCCTCCGTGGTGGCCAAGTCTATTACCTTCATAACAGCGTCGAAACCATTGAAGAGTGCGCCAAAGACCTTGCCGCATTAGTGCCAGAAGCTCGTATCGGCGTTGCCCATGGGCAGATGCGTGAACGTCAACTTGAGCAGATGATGAGCGAATTCCACCACGGTCGCTTCAACCTACTGGTGTGTACCACCATCATCGAAACCGGCATCGACATCCCCACTGCCAACACCATCCTCATCGAGCGTGCCGATAAGTTCGGTCTAGCGCAGTTACACCAACTCCGAGGCAGGGTAGGACGCTCTCATCACCAGGCCTATGCCTACTTGCTGACACCGTCAAAACGGCTTAGTAAAGATGCGCAGAAACGATTGGAAGCGATTGAGCAACTGGAAGACTTAGGGGCCGGGTTTATGCTGGCAACCCAGGATCTGGAGATCCGTGGTGCCGGTGAATTGCTGGGTGACGAACAAAGTGGCCACATCGCCAAGATCGGTTTTAGCATGTATATGGATATGCTCGAGCAAACTGTCGAGGCACTAAAAGCCGGCCAGCAACCGTCACTGGACTCGATTTTGGCCGACCAAACCGAACTCGAGCTTCGCCTACCGGCCTTACTGCCTGACGATTACATCCCTCACGTCAACACGCGTCTAGCGATCTACAAACAGATTGCATCGTGTAAAACCGAAAATGAGATCATCATGGCAAAGGTAGAGTTGGTCGACCGCTTTGGCCGTCTGCCTACTGCAACCGAAAACCTACTCAATACCGCTAAGATGAAGCTGCGCGCCAGCGCCCTAGGCATCCGCCGCATTGAAGCCAATGCCAAGTCCGGCAGCTTTGATTTCAGTGAACAAACGCCGATCGAAGCAACCACGTTAATTAAATTGCTGCAGTCGAATCCAACTACCCTTAAAATGGATGGTCCAACAAAGCTGCGATTTGTCCAAGAGATGGAAAACGCAGAAGAACGTTTCAACGCCATCGACCACTGGCTCAACTTAGTATCTGCGGATCTTAACTGA
- a CDS encoding lipoprotein-releasing ABC transporter permease subunit, translating to MIGLRYWRARKDTRFVSFITLFSVLGITIGVAALIMVSSVMNGLEDRLKGQILGSVPQITLTAAKGDTIPTVSTFDGVKAQVPMLASEALLSQGGQMSGAQVIGISPELEQPVSPVAAAMVHGQFNNLVSGQYQVLLGSGLARKLNVWSGDTIRIMTSGGARYTPMGRVPGQRLFTVSGIFELGAEVDQAMALIHIDDAKRLLRQSHQSRLYLDDAFTAPELSTQLQQQYPQLTVQDWRQQYGQLFAAVKMEKRMMSLLLGLIIAVAAFNIVSALVMMVTDKTADMAILKTQGFSRHHIMQVFTVQGMSSALLGTVIGAVIGLFLTWQMQPLLSMLGIWLLPPGQPLPVLIDYQQVILVVLGALLLSYLATIYPAWRASHVNPAEVLRHE from the coding sequence ATGATCGGGTTGCGCTATTGGCGTGCTCGCAAAGACACGCGTTTCGTTTCGTTTATTACTTTGTTCTCCGTATTGGGGATCACTATTGGTGTTGCTGCGTTGATTATGGTTAGTTCTGTAATGAACGGCCTCGAAGATCGGCTAAAAGGTCAAATTTTAGGTTCAGTGCCGCAGATAACCTTAACTGCTGCGAAGGGCGACACAATTCCAACCGTGTCAACCTTTGACGGGGTAAAAGCGCAGGTACCTATGCTGGCGAGCGAAGCGTTGCTCAGTCAGGGCGGGCAGATGTCTGGCGCGCAGGTCATTGGTATTAGCCCTGAATTGGAACAACCCGTGTCGCCGGTTGCTGCTGCAATGGTTCATGGCCAGTTCAACAATCTGGTGAGTGGCCAATATCAAGTCTTACTGGGCTCAGGCTTAGCCCGTAAATTAAATGTATGGAGCGGCGATACCATACGCATTATGACTTCAGGTGGGGCACGATACACGCCGATGGGGCGAGTGCCGGGCCAGCGTTTATTTACCGTTAGCGGCATCTTCGAGCTTGGCGCTGAAGTGGATCAGGCGATGGCGCTTATCCACATCGATGATGCCAAACGGTTATTGCGTCAATCTCACCAAAGCCGTCTTTACCTTGATGATGCTTTCACGGCACCGGAGCTCAGCACTCAGTTGCAGCAGCAATACCCGCAGTTAACGGTGCAAGACTGGCGGCAACAGTATGGCCAGTTGTTTGCGGCGGTGAAGATGGAAAAAAGGATGATGTCGCTGTTATTGGGGCTGATTATTGCGGTGGCCGCATTCAATATTGTTTCCGCCTTGGTAATGATGGTGACTGACAAAACCGCCGATATGGCGATATTGAAAACCCAAGGGTTTAGCCGCCATCACATCATGCAGGTGTTTACCGTACAGGGCATGAGCAGTGCTTTATTAGGTACCGTTATTGGTGCAGTGATTGGGTTATTCCTTACTTGGCAAATGCAGCCATTACTCAGCATGCTGGGAATTTGGCTGCTCCCACCGGGGCAGCCGTTGCCAGTACTTATTGATTATCAACAAGTTATATTGGTGGTGCTTGGGGCACTACTACTTAGCTATTTAGCAACTATATACCCCGCGTGGCGGGCGTCTCACGTCAATCCAGCGGAGGTTTTACGTCATGAGTGA
- the lolD gene encoding lipoprotein-releasing ABC transporter ATP-binding protein LolD, which yields MSDPILQCQHLGKVYQEGKQQTRVLTDLSLSINAGELVAIVGSSGSGKSTLLHLLGTLDTPSEGHIQFAGRDIAKLSERERNTLRNQQLGFIYQFHHLLPEFTALENVAMPMRIAGIASNEANQQAERLLGRVGLAERVSHRPSELSGGERQRVAIARALVNQPALVLADEPTGNLDETSAESVYELLRELAREQGTAFVVVTHDRALAAKLDRQLEMRAGHLETAHG from the coding sequence ATGAGTGATCCAATTTTACAGTGCCAGCATTTGGGCAAGGTATACCAAGAGGGTAAGCAGCAAACCCGAGTGCTTACTGATTTGTCACTGTCGATAAATGCTGGTGAGTTGGTGGCAATTGTTGGTAGCAGTGGCTCCGGTAAAAGTACCTTGCTGCATCTGCTTGGCACACTTGATACCCCCAGCGAAGGCCATATTCAGTTTGCTGGGCGAGATATCGCTAAGTTATCGGAGCGCGAACGCAACACCCTGCGTAATCAGCAGCTTGGTTTTATCTACCAGTTCCACCACTTATTGCCTGAGTTTACTGCACTTGAAAATGTGGCGATGCCGATGCGGATCGCTGGCATAGCCTCCAATGAGGCAAACCAACAGGCAGAGCGGTTGCTAGGTCGGGTTGGTTTAGCAGAGCGAGTGAGTCATCGCCCAAGTGAGCTGTCCGGTGGCGAGCGCCAACGGGTGGCCATTGCTCGTGCTTTGGTTAATCAACCAGCCTTGGTTCTGGCTGATGAGCCTACCGGTAATCTGGATGAAACCAGCGCAGAATCGGTATATGAGTTGCTACGTGAGTTAGCGCGGGAGCAGGGGACCGCCTTTGTAGTGGTTACTCACGATCGTGCTTTAGCGGCCAAATTGGATCGACAGCTAGAGATGCGTGCGGGCCATTTGGAGACTGCTCATGGCTAA
- a CDS encoding lipoprotein-releasing ABC transporter permease subunit, with product MAKGLALQIGWRFLRGRNNNGFVSFISLSSVVGITLGVTVLIMVLSAMNGFERELKERLLAVVPHGEFVAAAGTLDDWQKLAAEARAEPGVEAAAPAVLIQGLLQRGDGMKPVSLRGIDIEQEGTVSAAPQFIDAAAWQSLQENQANVVLGAALAQHLNVDVGERVSLLIPAPDARQAPRRQILTVTGLFKMGGEIDNSIAFTNIDFAAKVMGVAGPTSVRIKVSNLFDAPGLVRTIGFRQSQYMMLEDWTRTQGHLYSDIQLVRMLTYLVLVLVVAVASFNIICSLVMAVRDKQAEIAILRTMGMSQSSVLTSFMVQGAVTGAVGCLLGAAIGSLLAWRLSELVGWIESTMGITILSGDVYFIDFLPSQLQLSDVLLVTVLAFIVTLVATWYPAWQASRLKPVEALHR from the coding sequence ATGGCTAAGGGGTTAGCGCTGCAAATTGGCTGGCGTTTTTTGCGCGGTCGCAATAACAATGGTTTTGTGTCGTTTATTTCGCTGTCGTCGGTTGTTGGGATAACCCTTGGGGTAACCGTGCTAATTATGGTGCTATCTGCCATGAATGGCTTTGAGCGTGAGCTAAAAGAGCGGTTACTTGCGGTTGTTCCACATGGTGAGTTTGTGGCAGCTGCTGGCACCTTGGATGACTGGCAAAAGCTGGCGGCCGAAGCGCGAGCGGAACCGGGCGTTGAGGCAGCGGCACCCGCGGTATTGATTCAAGGCTTATTGCAGCGAGGCGATGGCATGAAGCCGGTGTCGTTACGAGGGATCGATATCGAGCAAGAGGGCACAGTGTCTGCGGCGCCGCAGTTTATCGACGCTGCCGCGTGGCAAAGCTTGCAAGAGAATCAAGCTAACGTGGTGTTGGGAGCAGCGTTGGCACAACACTTAAATGTTGATGTTGGCGAGCGAGTCAGTCTGCTGATTCCAGCGCCCGATGCGCGTCAGGCTCCCCGACGACAGATTTTGACGGTTACTGGTCTTTTCAAGATGGGCGGTGAAATCGATAACAGTATCGCCTTTACCAATATCGACTTTGCCGCCAAAGTGATGGGAGTTGCTGGACCAACCAGCGTGCGCATTAAGGTCTCTAACCTGTTTGATGCGCCGGGCTTAGTTCGGACCATTGGCTTTCGCCAATCGCAATATATGATGCTTGAGGATTGGACCCGAACTCAGGGCCATCTCTACAGCGATATTCAGCTGGTGCGAATGCTTACCTACCTTGTGTTGGTATTAGTGGTTGCAGTAGCCAGTTTTAATATTATTTGCTCACTGGTGATGGCTGTTCGTGATAAACAAGCTGAGATCGCTATCTTAAGAACCATGGGTATGAGCCAAAGCAGTGTCCTCACCAGCTTTATGGTGCAAGGGGCGGTTACTGGCGCGGTTGGCTGTTTGCTCGGTGCCGCTATCGGTTCGCTACTGGCGTGGCGATTGTCTGAGCTGGTGGGGTGGATTGAATCGACCATGGGAATTACCATCTTATCTGGCGACGTTTACTTTATTGATTTTCTGCCATCGCAACTGCAGTTAAGCGACGTACTGTTAGTTACAGTGTTGGCCTTCATAGTTACGTTGGTGGCGACTTGGTATCCCGCTTGGCAAGCCAGCCGCTTGAAGCCGGTTGAGGCGTTACACCGCTAG
- the ppiC gene encoding peptidylprolyl isomerase PpiC: MARTAAALHILVKHEEKAKELLTQLEKGANFQTLAKKHSTCPSGKKGGSLGEFGKGDMVPAFDKAVFTGAILKPIGPVKTKFGFHIIKVLYRT; the protein is encoded by the coding sequence ATGGCTCGCACAGCAGCAGCGTTACACATTTTGGTAAAACATGAAGAGAAAGCCAAAGAATTGCTTACTCAGTTAGAAAAGGGCGCGAACTTTCAAACTCTCGCGAAGAAGCACTCGACCTGCCCATCGGGTAAGAAGGGCGGTAGTCTTGGTGAATTTGGTAAGGGTGATATGGTGCCAGCCTTTGATAAAGCGGTATTTACCGGCGCTATCTTGAAGCCAATTGGTCCAGTAAAAACCAAATTTGGCTTTCATATCATCAAGGTATTGTATCGCACCTAA
- a CDS encoding DUF2062 domain-containing protein has translation MPRRTFKRIMPDPEQLRQHKYLKLLGPWMQQANIWHLNRRSASGALALGVLVCWVPIPFQMLLAAFSAILFGVNLPLAVATVWISNPITMPIMFYSAYAFGVSILGIERTDFNFELSWQWLAESIHSVGPPMLLGCAMLGIISAAFTYFIINSLWRYGILFNWRKRQKNRAKRYS, from the coding sequence ATGCCAAGAAGAACATTTAAACGCATCATGCCTGATCCAGAGCAGTTGAGGCAGCATAAGTATTTGAAGCTGCTGGGGCCATGGATGCAACAAGCCAACATATGGCATCTAAACCGACGCTCAGCCTCCGGCGCGTTAGCCTTGGGCGTATTAGTGTGTTGGGTGCCAATCCCCTTTCAGATGTTATTAGCGGCCTTTAGCGCAATATTATTTGGGGTGAACCTGCCTTTAGCAGTGGCTACAGTGTGGATTTCAAACCCAATCACCATGCCAATTATGTTCTACAGCGCCTACGCATTTGGCGTATCCATCTTAGGAATAGAACGGACTGACTTTAACTTTGAGCTCAGTTGGCAGTGGCTGGCAGAAAGCATTCACTCTGTCGGCCCGCCGATGCTTTTAGGCTGCGCGATGCTTGGCATTATCAGTGCAGCATTTACTTACTTTATAATCAATAGCTTGTGGAGATATGGCATTCTATTTAACTGGCGCAAACGGCAAAAAAACCGAGCTAAGCGATACAGTTAA